One Danio rerio strain Tuebingen ecotype United States chromosome 9, GRCz12tu, whole genome shotgun sequence genomic region harbors:
- the LOC101885620 gene encoding uncharacterized protein: MTTETSSLKTRSCASCSSARSNTSSTGSAAAKARARAEAAKARLTFAEEEVNLKLQKAKVEASMEMLQQKKEVAAAVAEAEALEAAIDEHSEKHSCKLSLNSVPLETTQRTEQYVIDQTKNLDKDLQLCDVPAKIEPSTSYSISGSQLKPEAKPFLLRHNSVSFQLPDTTLKHSATSPANKYPTPSQQFGSQNNINTSNPLNSEYPMFQNSNDCSSNMNDFVRYLARRELVSTGLLQFNDKPQNYRAWKRSFQNATFDLNLTPSEEMDLLLKWLGKESAEQVEQIRAIHINHPQAGLAMAWDRLDQTYGSAEIIEHALFKRIDAFPKIANRDYSKLSKLSDLLMELQSAKAEGDLPGLVLLDTARGIYPIIQKLPFRLQEKWASVGAAYKRHNQVPYPPFAYFVDFVSQEADIGNDPSFSFVSYIDTAPKVEKAAWKSSKQHEIYVHKTAVSYGDCADTGGLYKQSDDCDKLCLIHKRPHPLNKCRVFLEKSTDARKAFLREHNVCFKCCSSTTHIAKNCKTKVQCSECKSEGHNTVLHPGHASWKESNPATKHGGEGEQPLSQSQVDSKCTEVCGENQTDRSCSKVCLVKVFPAGQKDKAVKVYAILDEQSNRSLVRSQFFEVFSDQSPCAPYILRTCAGVKESAGRRASGYEVESLDGTVCISLPSLIECNDIPNNRDEIPTPDVACSHTHLKSMAHFIPELDPKAPIMLLLGRDVIRVHKVRKQVNGPHNLPYAQKLDLGWVIVGNVCLGNVHKPLTISTFHTNTVEPERPTLFKPCPNVFHVKETCKDFQIANHCPTYPEAKFTCDVDCLGDNVFQRTKEDNQVAPSIQDATFMKIMDEGLRKDSNNSWVAPLPFKSPRPRLPNNRTQALKRLISLKHNFERKPMMKEHFLKFMEKIFKNGHAELAPPLDEKEEQWYLPTFGVYHPKKVNQIRVVFDSSAQHNAISLNDVLLTGPDLNNTLVGVMMRFRKEAIAFTADIEQMFYCFLVREEDRDFLRFLWFQDNDTSKDIVDYRMRVHVFGNKPSPAVAIHCLHKSVQIDNFHVDSEVKQFVMRDFYVDDGLKSLPTVEATISLLKKTQEVLSKSNLRLHKIAANSKKVMEAFPSTDHACDLKDLDFEEDTLPMQRSLGLNWDLHSDCFRFSVSDEVKPYTRRGVLSTINRLYDPLGFVAPVTIQGKAILREHTAVSGDWDAPLPQKMEDAWTLWRVSLSELANFSIPRVYTEISTSTAMRRELCVFADASIKAIAAVSYLKVTDDEGKNHIGFVMGKAKLAPRPEHTVPRLELCAAVLAVELADLISVNLDLQFDAVTYYTDSKVVLGYICNETRCFYVYVSNRIQRIRRSSSPDQWRYVPTEQNPADHATRFVSAAHLQKTNWLSGPNFLLTQGPDIQNTFNLVNPSSDPDVRPLVSTLTTTALTKQLGSERFAKFSSWNSLTGAITRLIHIAHHFKTTEKENSSCKGWHYCKEFTMEESDRAINIILRAVQEEAYSHEIECIKRQERIPKSSPLHTLDPFIDQQGLLRVGGHLHLSSLNQREKTPLLIPGKSHIATLIIRHHHERVQHQGRHFTEGAVRAAGFWIIGGKRRVSSIIHQCVTCRRLRAPLSIQKMANLPAERLSADPPFTNVGLDVFGPWNVSSRRTRGGLLYSKRWAVIFTCMSIRAVHIEVIESLDTSSFINALRRFLAVRGPVKHIRSDRGTNFVGACKELQIPSNIDSKVVKTYLSDQGCTWTFNPPHASHCGGSWERMIGLARRILDSMFLQLKDKLTHEVLVTFMAEVTAIINARPLVPVTTDPHESFILTPAALLTQKVNPVAAPTGEFGVTDLYKCQWRQVQHLSNTFWDRWRKQFLPTLQPRRKWQSVHPNVNTGSVVLLKNSQVPRNEWPLGLVTQSFPSKDGKVRQVEVKVIKPGGSTLFLRPVTEVVLLLSSESKVDE, encoded by the coding sequence ATGACAACAGAAACATCGTCATTAAAGACGCGCTCATGCGCTTCATGTTCTTCAGCACGATCCAATACATCGTCAACTGGATCAGCAGCTGCTAAGGCAAGAGCAAGAGCAGAGGCAGCAAAAGCTCGACTTACTTTCGCTGAAGAAGAGGTTAATTTAAAGCTACAAAAGGCCAAAGTTGAGGCATCTATGGAAATGCTGCAGCAGAAAAAAGAGGTAGCTGCAGCTGTTGCAGAAGCAGAGGCTCTTGAAGCTGCCATTGATGAGCATTCTGAAAAACACAGTTGCAAGCTAAGTTTGAACTCTGTTCCCTTGGAAACCACACAGCGAACAGAACAATATGTTATCGACCAAACCAAAAATCTAGACAAGGATCTACAACTGTGTGATGTTCCTGCGAAAATAGAACCAAGTACAAGTTACAGTATTTCAGGTTCACAGCTAAAACCTGAAGCCAAGCCTTTCCTTTTACGACACAACAGTGTCTCTTTTCAACTACCTGATACCACCTTAAAACACTCTGCAACATCACCTGCAAACAAATATCCGACTCCTTCGCAGCAATTCGGATCACAAAATAACATCAATACGTCTAATCCTCTGAACTCTGAATACCCCATGTTTCAAAATTCAAATGATTGCAGTTCAAACATGAACGACTTTGTAAGATATCTGGCTCGTCGAGAGCTTGTTTCAACAGGCTTACTACAGTTTAACGACAAACCCCAGAATTACAGAGCCTGGAAACGATCTTTTCAAAATGCAACTTTTGATTTAAATCTGACTCCAAGTGAAGAAATGGATCTCCTGTTGAAGTGGTTAGGCAAAGAGTCAGCCGAGCAAGTGGAACAGATAAGAGCAATACATATTAATCACCCACAAGCTGGGCTGGCGATGGCATGGGACAGACTTGATCAAACATATGGCTCAGCAGAAATAATAGAACATGCTCTATTCAAACGAATCGATGCCTTTCCTAAAATAGCCAATCGAGATTATTCAAAATTGTCAAAATTGAGTGATCTGCTAATGGAGTTGCAGTCTGCTAAGGCGGAAGGAGACTTACCTGGTCTTGTTCTCTTAGACACTGCAAGAGGCATCTATCCAATAATACAGAAGTTACCATTTCGTCTGCAAGAAAAGTGGGCATCAGTTGGTGCAGCCTATAAGCGACACAATCAAGTTCCATATCCTCCATTTGCTTACTTTGTAGACTTTGTTAGCCAGGAGGCAGATATTGGAAATGATCCGAGCTTCAGCTTTGTCTCTTACATAGACACAGCTCCTAAAGTAGAGAAGGCAGCTTGGAAGAGCAGTAAACAACACGAAATCTATGTACACAAGACAGCAGTATCTTACGGAGACTGTGCTGATACTGGCGGGCTTTATAAGCAATCTGATGACTGTGACAAACTGTGTCTCATCCACAAAAGACCACACCCTCTTAACAAATGCCGTGTCTTTTTAGAGAAGTCTACTGATGCTCGGAAGGCATTTTTGAGGGAGCATAATGTATGCTTTAAATGCTGCTCTTCAACAACGCATATCGCAAAGAACTGTAAAACTAAAGTTCAATGCTCTGAATGCAAAAGTGAAGGACACAACACGGTACTCCACCCTGGACATGCATCCTGGAAAGAGTCAAACCCTGCCACAAAGCATGGCGGGGAGGGAGAGCAACCCTTATCTCAATCTCAAGTCGACAGCAAATGCACAGAAGTCTGTGGGGAAAATCAAACAGACCGATCGTGTTCAAAAGTATGCCTTGTAAAGGTATTTCCAGCTGGCCAAAAAGACAAAGCAGTAAAAGTATATGCAATCTTGGATGAACAGAGTAACAGGTCTCTGGTTCGTTCACAGTTTTTTGAAGTTTTCAGTGACCAAAGTCCTTGTGCTCCTTACATATTGAGAACATGCGCAGGAGTGAAGGAGTCAGCAGGAAGACGGGCCAGTGGCTATGAAGTAGAGTCTCTAGATGGAACTGTTTGCATTTCACTGCCTAGCTTGATAGAATGCAATGATATTCCTAATAATAGAGATGAGATCCCAACCCCTGATGTTGCTTGCAGTCACACACACCTAAAGTCTATGGCGCACTTCATTCCAGAACTAGACCCAAAAGCCCCAATCATGCTTCTCTTAGGTCGAGATGTTATACGGGTCCATAAAGTCCGTAAACAAGTGAATGGCCCACACAACTTGCCCTATGCACAGAAGTTGGATCTGGGATGGGTTATAGTAGGTAATGTATGTTTAGGGAATGTTCACAAACCTCTGACAATCAGCACATTccacacaaacactgtagaacCAGAACGTCCAACTCTCTTTAAACCATGTCCAAATGTTTTCCATGTTAAGGAAACATGCAAAGACTTTCAAATTGCTAACCACTGTCCAACATACCCGGAAGCTAAATTCACCTGTGATGTTGACTGTCTAGGAGACAATGTGTTTCAGAGAACCAAAGAGGATAATCAAGTGGCTCCTTCAATTCAGGATGCAACTTTCATGAAAATCATGGATGAAGGTTTACGGAAGGATTCAAATAACAGTTGGGTAGCTCCACTACCTTTTAAGAGTCCTCGTCCTCGTCTTCCCAACAACAGAACACAAGCCCTAAAACGACTTATATCACTCAAGCACAACTTTGAAAGGAAGCCGATGATGAAAGAACACTTTCTCAAGTTCATGGAAAAGATATTCAAAAATGGACATGCCGAGTTAGCGCCTCCTCTAGATGAGAAAGAAGAACAATggtacctgccaacatttggagTGTACCATCCAAAGAAAGTGAATCAGATCAGAGTAGTTTTTGATTCGAGTGCACAACACAATGCAATATCTCTGAATGATGTGCTGTTGACCGGGCCTGACTTAAACAACACCCTGGTAGGGGTAATGATGCGCTTCAGAAAAGAAGCAATTGCCTTTACTGCAGACATAGAACAGATGTTCTATTGTTTTTTGGTAAGAGAGGAAGATAGAGATTTTCTTCGTTTTCTTTGGTTTCAAGACAATGACACTTCCAAAGACATTGTAGATTACCGCATgagagtgcatgtctttggaaacaaACCCTCACCTGCAGTGGCTATACATTGTCTGCATAAGTCTGTTCAGATTGACAATTTCCATGTCGACTCTGAGGTCAAGCAATTTGTGATGCGTGACTTCTACGTAGATGATGGTCTCAAGTCTTTGCCTACAGTAGAAGCTACGATCAGTTTGTTAAAAAAGACACAAGAGGTTTTGTCTAAATCCAATCTGAGACTACATAAGATAGCAGCAAACAGCAAAAAAGTAATGGAAGCCTTTCCATCGACAGACCATGCATGTGATCTGAAAGATCTAGACTTTGAGGAAGACACGCTGCCAATGCAGCGTAGTCTTGGTCTAAATTGGGACCTCCATTCTGATTGCTTCCGATTTAGTGTCAGTGATGAGGTAAAACCCTACACCCGTCGAGGTGTCTTATCCACTATTAACAGACTCTATGATCCCCTTGGGTTTGTAGCGCCGGTCACAATTCAAGGCAAAGCTATTCTGAGAGAACATACTGCTGTGAGCGGTGACTGGGATGCTCCATTGCCACAAAAGATGGAGGACGCTTGGACCTTGTGGAGAGTTTCCTTGTCAGAGCTGGCTAATTTTTCTATTCCCAGGGTTTATACTGAGATTTCGACATCGACAGCTATGAGAAGAGAACTATGTGTTTTTGCGGATGCATCAATAAAAGCCATTGCTGCAGTGTCATATCTAAAAGTCACAGATGATGAAGGAAAGAATCACATTGGGTTTGTAATGGGGAAAGCCAAACTTGCCCCCCGCCCTGAGCACACAGTGCCAAGACTTGAACTTTGTGCGGCAGTGCTTGCTGTTGAGTTGGCAGACTTAATTTCAGTaaacctggacttgcaatttgACGCTGTAACCTACTACACGGACAGTAAGGTAGTTCTTGGGTACATTTGTAATGAGACCAGGTGCTTTTATGTTTATGTGAGTAACCGCATTCAGCGTATCCGAAGGTCTTCTAGTCCAGATCAGTGGCGATATGTTCCTACTGAACAAAACCCAGCAGACCACGCAACACGTTTTGTTTCTGCAGCCCACTTACAAAAAACCAACTGGTTAAGTGGACCCAACTTTCTGCTCACGCAAGGACCAGATATTCAGAACACTTTCAATCTGGTTAATCCAAGTTCAGATCCTGATGTGCGTCCTCTAGTGTCCACACTAACCACCACAGCATTAACCAAGCAGCTTGGTTCTGAACGGTTTGCCAAATTCTCCTCTTGGAATTCACTAACTGGTGCCATTACTCGCCTTATCCACATAGCTCATCATTTTAAAACAACAGAGAAGGAAAACAGTTCTTGCAAAGGCTGGCACTACTGCAAAGAATTCACAATGGAAGAATCTGATAGAGCTATAAACATCATCCTCCGAGCAGTACAAGAAGAGGCTTACAGTCATGAGATTGAATGCATTAAACGGCAAGAGAGGATACCAAAGAGCAGTCCACTCCATACTTTGGATCCATTCATTGATCAGCAAGGTCTTCTGAGGGTCGGAGGACATCTCCACCTTTCAAGTCTTAATCAGAGAGAGAAGACTCCTTTGTTAATTCCCGGCAAGAGTCACATTGCCACTTTGATCATTAGACATCACCATGAGCGTGTTCAGCATCAAGGTCGTCACTTTACGGAAGGAGCGGTCCGTGCTGCTGGTTTTTGGATAATTGGTGGAAAACGAAGGGTGAGCAGCATCATACACCAATGCGTAACTTGCAGACGGCTCAGAGCTCCACTCAGCATCCAAAAAATGGCTAACCTTCCAGCAGAACGGCTCTCAGCAGACCCTCCTTTTACCAACGTTGGACTGGATGTGTTTGGCCCTTGGAATGTCTCCTCCCGTCGGACAAGAGGTGGTCTCCTATACAGCAAGAGGTGGGCCGTAATTTTTACATGCATGAGCATAAGAGCTGTTCATATAGAAGTTATTGAATCTCTCGACACATCCAGTTTCATCAATGCTCTTAGACGTTTTCTTGCTGTGCGTGGACCTGTCAAACATATTCGCTCCGATCGTGGGACAAACTTTGTAGGTGCATGTAAAGAGCTACAGATACCTTCAAACATTGACAGCAAAGTTGTAAAGACGTATCTGTCAGATCAAGGTTGTACATGGACCTTTAATCCTCCGCATGCTTCCCATTGTGGTGGATCATGGGAAAGAATGATTGGTCTGGCAAGGAGAATTCTTGATTCCATGTTTCTCCAGTTGAAAGACAAACTTACCCATGAGGTGCTGGTGACCTTCATGGCAGAGGTAACAGCTATTATCAATGCCAGGCCTCTTGTTCCTGTGACAACAGACCCCCATGAGTCATTCATACTCACACCAGCAGCTCTCCTAACACAAAAGGTGAACCCTGTTGCTGCACCTACAGGCGAGTTTGGAGTTACCGACTTGTACAAGTGCCAGTGGCGGCAAGTTCAACACCTTTCCAACACATTCTGGGACAGATGGCGTAAGCAATTCCTTCCAACCCTACAACCACGCAGGAAATGGCAGTCCGTTCATCCAAATGTCAATACAGGAAGTGTTGTCCTCCTTAAGAACAGCCAAGTACCACGGAATGAATGGCCTCTTGGACTGGTAACACAATCATTCCCTAGCAAAGATGGGAAAGTGCGTCAGGTTGAGGTTAAGGTCATTAAACCAGGAGGTTCCACTCTTTTTCTTAGGCCTGTTACAGAGGTAGTGCTTCTTCTTTCCTCAGAGTCTAAAGTAGATGAATAA